One window of Aspergillus oryzae RIB40 DNA, chromosome 3 genomic DNA carries:
- a CDS encoding protein phosphatase regulator GAC1 (predicted protein), translated as MPYTAPLKSSPFAQHIENIEPESQSCPTSPTLVDPPAGRPRLSRSYSSTAYVRRHRRSPSTSKSFTLPAQENVRKSKQTIDSHATIRQSPPPRSDALIPPGAMISPPESAPNSSDEETNYGHKDGLRLQELELAVRSIEQRRVSSPERETQEKKPSSSVTQLTNPTKKQPHPPLSKEARKISHSRSITEHAIDLKQEEAVTSSPDESDGDDDPRAKQPMVRKKSGELVRPALRPPSARRRPSSMPGTPTYAKAVHFDAQLEHIRHFLQLDKPQAVSAGGSPVDDYESEAGFPFSKDQPEMTSYEWDIRLPNFPRDVSTRAHQRVRLERLFLSPDKNTLVGVVAVANLAFHKHVAARFTFDQWKTISEVIAEYSDDVRRKQIHDGYDRFCFSIKLDEQANLEKKTMFLCVRYYVNGQEFWDNNRAMNYQVTFLKVPTSTSDSHSLPVKPIAVSRAPLPRSKTFAGSSANNQGKSASFDDLSSLNDYLSFGRNTRGAKDRPPYGIRTHDDDAVAPVRRDKQSSQIFGSRYDFETSLSAAMRTKSAHDRTTLTARAKSEVSPPGGGKYSPVKGRGTIVDRPLGDSHSQSRIQPQAEQSKPSSLLSSKPHRESSVYKELVDRYCFFGSSNSSHNTRPIPSLDKSSPHNTQTSSSQSSPTASPKTDAATGGSSRNSSPTPHSYPYIEPMQSSFLKETQRPAVIQG; from the coding sequence ATGCCATACACTGCGCCGCTCAAGTCGTCGCCTTTCGCGCAACATATTGAGAATATTGAGCCAGAGTCTCAGTCCTGTCCCACGTCACCTACCTTGGTTGACCCGCCGGCGGGACGACCACGCCTGTCTCGGTCTTACTCTTCGACGGCTTATGTACGCAGACACCGCAGAAGCCCATCAACAAGCAAATCGTTCACTCTTCCAGCCCAAGAAAATGTACGGAAGTCCAAGCAGACAATAGATTCTCATGCTACCATCAGACAATCACCGCCCCCACGAAGTGACGCTCTTATCCCTCCTGGGGCGATGATCTCTCCTCCAGAGTCCGCCCCAAACTCTAGTGATGAAGAAACCAATTACGGTCACAAGGATGGGCTTCGCCTGCAGGAGTTGGAGCTAGCCGTGAGGTCTATCGAGCAAAGGCGCGTTTCTTCTCCGGAGCGAGAAAcccaagagaagaaaccatcGTCTAGCGTAACGCAATTAACTAATCCTACTAAGAagcaacctcatccacctcTTTCTAAGGAAGCGCGCAAGATTTCTCATTCACGCTCGATCACGGAGCACGCCATTGATCTGAAGCAAGAGGAGGCAGTGACGAGCTCCCCCGATGAGAgcgatggagatgacgaCCCACGGGCGAAACAACCCATGGTGCGTAAGAAGTCGGGGGAGCTTGTTAGACCAGCTCTTCGTCCGCCTTCGGCGCGACGGCGCCCATCGAGCATGCCTGGGACGCCAACATATGCTAAGGCCGTGCACTTTGATGCCCAGCTAGAGCACATTCGCCACTTTTTGCAGTTGGATAAGCCCCAGGCTGTGAGTGCCGGTGGATCTCCAGTAGACGACTACGAATCTGAAGCAGGTTTTCCGTTCAGCAAGGACCAGCCGGAAATGACTTCCTATGAATGGGATATTAGACTCCCAAATTTCCCTAGGGATGTTTCAACCCGAGCCCATCAGCGAGTTCGGCTTGAACGCTTGTTTCTGTCGCCAGACAAGAACACTTTAGTTGGTGTGGTGGCGGTCGCTAATCTAGCCTTCCACAAACATGTCGCAGCTCGTTTCACATTCGATCAATGGAAGACGATATCTGAGGTTATTGCAGAATACAGTGACGACGTTCGTCGTAAGCAGATTCATGATGGATACGACCGATTTTGCTTCAGTATCAAGCTGGACGAGCAGGCAAAcctagaaaagaagaccatgTTCCTTTGCGTTCGTTATTACGTCAATGGACAGGAATTCTGGGATAACAACCGGGCAATGAACTACCAGGTTACCTTCCTCAAGGTTCCTACATCAACGTCGGACTCTCATAGTCTACCTGTCAAGCCGATCGCAGTATCTCgcgctcctcttcctcggagtAAGACCTTCGCTGGCTCTAGCGCCAACAACCAAGGAAAGTCTGCGTCATTCGATGACCTCTCGAGTTTGAACGactatctttcctttggccGCAACACTCGAGGTGCTAAAGATCGGCCTCCCTATGGTATTAGAACACATGATGACGATGCGGTGGCTCCCGTGCGTCGTGACAAGCAGTCTTCCCAGATATTTGGTAGTCGTTATGATTTCGAAACGTCTTTGAGTGCTGCAATGCGCACCAAGTCAGCGCACGACCGGACCACACTCACTGCTCGGGCAAAGTCCGAAGTATCCCCGCCAGGGGGTGGGAAGTACAGCCCTGTCAAGGGAAGAGGGACGATTGTCGACCGGCCTCTGGGCGATAGTCATTCACAGTCAAGAATCCAACCTCAGGCCGAACAATCGAAACCGTCTTCTTTATTGTCAAGCAAGCCCCATCGAGAGTCCTCGGTGTACAAGGAGCTTGTTGACCGATATTGTTTCTTCGGTTCCTCGAACTCTTCCCACAACACTCGCCCCATACCAAGCTTGGATAAGTCTTCCCCTCATAACACACAGACGtcttcttctcaatcttcacCAACAGCGTCGCCTAAGACGGACGCAGCTACTGGTGGTAGCTCCCGGAATTCTTCACCCACTCCACACAGCTATCCATATATCGAGCCCATGCAAAGCAGTTTCCTAAAGGAAACACAAAGACCAGCAGTTATTCAAGGATGA